One segment of Macrobrachium rosenbergii isolate ZJJX-2024 chromosome 25, ASM4041242v1, whole genome shotgun sequence DNA contains the following:
- the LOC136852212 gene encoding uncharacterized protein, protein MQEATASVCAEALLSSWINQFGVLDHITTDRGPAFLSELWTALALLLGTSHHSTTAYNPAANGLVESFHRSLKASLMARCTAEDWKNQLPWVLLGLRTAPRATVTRPQQKSLWGAPHSPWRTHHRISPQPDSPESQ, encoded by the coding sequence atgcaagaagccactgccagtgtgtgcgccgaggccctcctctccagctggatcaacCAATTTGgtgtcctggaccacataaccaccgacaggggtcctgctttcctgtctgagctgtggaccgccctggcactcCTGCTcgggacctctcaccacagcaccaccgcctataACCCTGCGGCCAATGGATTGGTGGAAAgcttccacaggtccctgaaggcatccctcatggcccgctgcaccgccgaagATTGGAAgaaccagctgccttgggtcctcctcgggctgaggaccgcccccagagcaacggtgacccgtccgcagcagaaaagtCTATGGGGAGCCCCTCATAGTCCCTGGCGAACTCATCACAGGATatcgccacaacctgacagtccagagtcTCAGTGA